Proteins co-encoded in one Leptospira dzoumogneensis genomic window:
- a CDS encoding helix-turn-helix domain-containing protein, with amino-acid sequence MASPHTQSRKRPILRPSNAQKLANSEVTMFASALPQWKVSKKDKEFFYRALKAARKEAGLTQAEVAKKLKRSRSHISKIELGQRRLFMDEFLVLYKLYGKPTIYFYSAFIKSDLVEQID; translated from the coding sequence ATGGCATCACCTCATACGCAAAGCAGAAAAAGACCGATTCTAAGACCTTCGAATGCCCAAAAGCTAGCAAATTCCGAGGTCACAATGTTTGCTAGTGCCCTTCCGCAATGGAAAGTCTCAAAGAAAGACAAAGAATTCTTTTATCGAGCTTTGAAAGCCGCAAGGAAGGAAGCTGGGCTTACTCAAGCTGAAGTAGCTAAGAAATTAAAACGAAGTCGAAGTCATATTTCTAAAATTGAATTAGGACAAAGGCGATTATTTATGGATGAGTTTTTAGTTTTATATAAGCTTTATGGAAAGCCAACTATCTATTTCTATTCAGCCTTTATCAAAAGTGATCTTGTTGAACAGATAGATTAA
- a CDS encoding AAA family ATPase produces the protein MTIIKSIEITGSPFFIDSKMELSPNLNCIMGGRGTGKTTILSFIKSTIYENSESENNISKILKSNLGTGKIVIEIQSSDNITYRIEKSFNDTPQPYSMPDLEYVEIEKILQSIECDIYEAGKIEEIGRSSLDRLNLIDKKIKIQILDCESRIEKIQIDLDSNAQDIKTENRRIAQFDTLLEQYVGIDKEFEAHKEKQVGGFTEDERKEFEAADAKEKVRKLEKRFLSKTIDSLVDIRNFNSRRKEEFVEHQAELSEDANLYYNKNIINKAIQTANEAKEEVIKSYESLDRNLLKFQEKISLMSGELGKLHESQQAEFIKLKLKYESSKEYINKYQELSKKLNERDTVAKDKKEHQKKIKKIKKERAELLKKFGELKTEIYHARLEIVNELNKEFGKDIVITLTYGGITDDFQEHLKSALRGSRMRYNELVPRIAESFGNTKFAEIIHKKDAESLKSIPQIDQARAEALIDTLYETDEIYAIESLYCQDYPEFLLKVADDSDTKEDNYRSTDELSMGQRCTTILPIVFAVSNNPLLIDQPEDNLDNKYIAQSIHKLIRRQKSDRQLVFITHNPNIPVLSDAEKNIFLKYENRTAEIEASGKIDEVKDRIVNLLEGGEEAFRRRSEIYGLDK, from the coding sequence ATGACAATTATAAAATCTATAGAAATAACCGGTTCTCCATTTTTCATTGATTCAAAAATGGAGTTATCTCCAAATTTGAATTGTATAATGGGAGGTAGAGGAACTGGTAAAACTACAATATTAAGTTTTATTAAATCAACAATATATGAGAATTCAGAAAGCGAAAATAATATTTCTAAGATACTAAAAAGCAATCTTGGTACTGGAAAGATCGTAATTGAGATACAAAGTTCTGATAATATCACGTATAGAATAGAAAAATCCTTTAACGATACCCCTCAGCCATACTCAATGCCGGATTTGGAATACGTTGAAATCGAAAAAATACTACAATCAATAGAATGCGATATATATGAGGCAGGAAAAATCGAAGAAATCGGAAGAAGCAGTCTTGATCGATTGAATCTTATAGATAAAAAAATAAAAATTCAAATTTTAGATTGTGAATCAAGAATTGAAAAGATTCAAATAGATTTAGATTCCAATGCACAAGATATAAAAACCGAAAATCGACGTATCGCCCAATTCGACACATTGCTTGAACAATATGTCGGTATAGATAAAGAATTTGAGGCACATAAAGAAAAGCAAGTCGGTGGGTTTACGGAAGATGAGCGTAAGGAATTTGAAGCAGCAGACGCAAAAGAAAAAGTTAGGAAATTAGAAAAAAGGTTCTTAAGTAAAACTATAGATTCCTTAGTTGATATACGAAATTTCAATAGTAGAAGAAAAGAGGAATTTGTTGAGCACCAAGCTGAACTATCTGAAGACGCTAATTTATACTATAATAAAAATATAATAAATAAAGCAATCCAGACGGCGAATGAGGCGAAAGAAGAAGTAATAAAAAGTTATGAATCTCTTGATAGAAATTTACTAAAGTTTCAAGAAAAAATTTCTTTGATGTCGGGCGAATTGGGGAAACTTCACGAATCGCAGCAGGCAGAATTTATAAAACTTAAGCTAAAATACGAGAGCAGTAAGGAGTATATCAACAAATATCAGGAATTATCGAAGAAATTAAACGAACGAGATACTGTAGCAAAAGACAAGAAAGAACATCAGAAAAAAATAAAGAAGATAAAAAAAGAAAGAGCAGAATTATTAAAAAAGTTCGGCGAATTAAAAACTGAAATATATCATGCTCGGCTTGAAATCGTTAACGAATTAAATAAAGAATTTGGCAAAGATATAGTAATCACGCTTACTTATGGAGGTATCACTGACGATTTTCAAGAACATTTAAAGAGTGCCTTACGTGGCTCTAGGATGAGATATAATGAACTAGTTCCTAGGATTGCAGAAAGCTTTGGTAATACGAAATTTGCTGAAATAATTCACAAAAAAGATGCCGAGAGTCTTAAGTCTATTCCCCAAATTGATCAAGCACGAGCAGAAGCTTTAATCGATACCTTATACGAAACTGATGAAATTTATGCAATAGAAAGTCTATATTGCCAGGATTACCCAGAATTCTTGCTAAAAGTAGCTGATGATTCAGATACTAAAGAAGATAACTACAGAAGCACGGACGAGCTCTCTATGGGGCAACGTTGTACAACTATTCTTCCAATAGTTTTTGCCGTATCGAATAACCCACTGTTAATTGATCAACCGGAAGACAATTTGGACAATAAATATATTGCGCAGAGTATTCATAAGTTGATCAGAAGACAGAAATCCGATAGACAACTAGTTTTTATTACTCATAATCCGAACATCCCGGTACTTTCAGATGCTGAAAAGAATATATTCTTAAAGTATGAGAATAGGACAGCTGAAATTGAAGCTTCCGGTAAAATTGATGAAGTAAAAGACCGCATTGTAAATCTTCTTGAAGGTGGTGAGGAAGCCTTTAGACGTAGATCGGAAATATATGGGTTGGATAAATGA
- a CDS encoding phosphotransferase — MKEVDKERIKTELESLQKIAFEGTSINIGAIEEIYDLLRKIPISQRDHFEKYYNAIKNDLFARGADIKGLPNNYFRKTDSSTEEINKKEKIQDNIFVSEVKENTINRKPLDFLKDFVEKCSKDFNNLREYYILKLISEEYSEFKILFIHDGDSYFQSFKKKVEVHFGNIEIESISNWKDRIDKGDYEGSSYIVILFLSHKKVELINDIVASIKSAIMSFDTFRHAKLRFKENLLKPEIIEHNDVDEFIDILKCNSSIMLVNSELSNDEVGLIKKLFNSVGGESLDYKVIKSGKSGAKVLEVRPKKSYAEDSARRYVVKFGKRDESKKISIESERFAKHVEHYSLKNELTQHYDKNTNYEGIKYTYASSDNIQESISFSEIISDDKNSYFAELNKITEELFESKLFEIWQESVEEAKFKIKDVYSEYIKIEKLYSQVRKIKNLDNLDKDTFINIFDKIYNLEIDLKTKVCHGDLHTENFFKDGEGIYLIDFGFTDRRHALIDHVSLECSIKFRHIPRYIDLNVLETCERELLNDSSFNSAAPFSSVRKDLQVYFSLIKTIRSKSFNLMKNNSTYLEYFVSLFIITSRQIQYDDLNQLYALKSAEIIGNHILEILSK, encoded by the coding sequence ATGAAAGAGGTCGATAAGGAAAGAATTAAGACAGAACTAGAAAGTTTGCAAAAAATAGCGTTTGAAGGTACCTCAATAAATATTGGCGCAATAGAGGAAATCTACGATCTATTAAGAAAAATTCCCATAAGTCAAAGAGACCACTTTGAAAAATATTATAACGCTATTAAGAACGACCTCTTCGCGCGTGGCGCTGATATCAAAGGACTTCCCAATAACTACTTTAGAAAGACTGATTCTTCTACTGAAGAAATTAACAAAAAGGAGAAAATTCAAGACAATATATTTGTTTCAGAAGTTAAAGAAAACACAATTAACCGGAAGCCTCTAGATTTTTTAAAAGACTTTGTAGAGAAATGTTCAAAGGATTTTAATAATCTTCGAGAATATTATATATTAAAACTTATTTCTGAAGAATATTCAGAGTTTAAAATACTATTTATTCATGACGGAGATAGTTACTTTCAGTCGTTCAAGAAGAAAGTCGAGGTCCACTTTGGTAATATTGAAATAGAATCAATTTCTAATTGGAAGGATAGAATTGATAAAGGGGATTATGAGGGGTCAAGTTATATAGTGATCCTCTTTTTATCGCACAAGAAAGTTGAACTCATAAATGATATTGTGGCCAGTATCAAAAGTGCGATAATGAGTTTTGACACCTTTAGACATGCGAAGCTTCGCTTTAAAGAGAATTTGCTAAAGCCAGAAATAATTGAGCACAATGATGTGGATGAGTTTATCGATATTTTGAAATGTAATTCTTCCATAATGTTAGTTAATTCAGAATTATCTAATGATGAGGTCGGCCTGATAAAAAAGCTCTTTAACTCCGTCGGAGGCGAAAGTTTGGACTATAAGGTAATTAAGTCAGGAAAAAGCGGGGCCAAAGTTCTTGAAGTTAGGCCGAAGAAGTCATATGCGGAAGATTCGGCAAGACGATACGTTGTAAAGTTCGGAAAACGAGATGAAAGTAAGAAGATATCTATCGAGTCAGAAAGATTTGCTAAGCATGTTGAACATTATAGCTTAAAAAATGAATTAACTCAACATTATGATAAAAATACCAATTATGAAGGCATAAAATATACTTACGCATCTAGTGATAACATTCAAGAATCGATTTCATTTTCCGAAATAATTTCGGATGATAAGAATTCCTACTTTGCAGAACTTAACAAAATTACAGAAGAATTATTCGAATCTAAACTATTTGAAATATGGCAAGAATCTGTAGAAGAGGCTAAATTTAAGATAAAAGATGTATATAGTGAATATATAAAAATAGAAAAGTTATACTCTCAGGTAAGAAAAATTAAGAACTTAGATAATTTAGACAAAGACACCTTTATTAATATTTTCGATAAGATTTACAATTTGGAAATAGATTTGAAAACGAAAGTTTGTCACGGTGATTTACATACAGAAAATTTTTTTAAAGATGGAGAGGGGATCTATTTAATAGATTTCGGTTTTACGGACAGAAGGCATGCATTAATTGATCACGTTTCTTTAGAATGTTCGATTAAATTTAGACATATACCTCGATATATTGATCTCAATGTTTTGGAGACATGTGAGCGAGAACTTTTAAATGATTCTTCTTTTAACAGTGCAGCGCCCTTCTCTTCGGTTAGAAAAGATTTACAAGTATATTTTAGTTTGATCAAGACCATTAGGAGTAAGTCATTTAATTTGATGAAGAATAATTCGACATATTTAGAATACTTTGTTTCACTGTTTATTATTACCAGTCGGCAGATTCAATACGACGATTTAAATCAGTTATATGCTTTGAAATCCGCCGAGATAATAGGAAATCATATTTTGGAAATTCTGAGTAAATAG
- a CDS encoding BrnT family toxin has translation MEFEWDPAKNEENLRKHGLDFFEAQRAFLDPNRVITLDVTHSSESEKRYYCFGLIDSHVSTVRFTVRNNKIRIFGAGYWRQGKKVYEKENKIH, from the coding sequence ATGGAGTTTGAATGGGACCCTGCAAAGAACGAAGAAAATCTGCGGAAACATGGACTTGATTTCTTTGAGGCACAACGGGCATTCTTGGACCCAAACAGGGTTATTACTTTAGATGTTACTCATTCTTCTGAATCTGAAAAGAGATATTATTGCTTTGGTCTCATTGATTCGCATGTTTCGACAGTAAGATTTACTGTTAGAAATAACAAGATCAGAATTTTTGGGGCAGGTTATTGGAGACAAGGTAAGAAAGTTTATGAAAAAGAAAATAAAATACACTGA
- a CDS encoding DUF2971 domain-containing protein: MELDLHKQLYRIIAHEDSFSLGTKYFEFINNKGYISKGKYYHYTTLDTFKLILKSESLLFSNISTMNDPYEFSYGLHLAKNVLKDVYKDTSIGTANRAIYKGLLDLIDMELVKVKKSFYTVSFSNMPDSLPQWIAYGDGGGGVSIGITPNTRSFINLDKLIFNKVIYNREIQSELIDYSLNFFEKYIRGFSLTSFFAELQADIYVSRKKLYTKYNFESFSKELLSKLSILLNYMKIDHYSHENEFRWLLKTEAIPKSYGLKSGFLSKDITGKRLPIKEIVLGPKIANSTLYWKEIERLLKKSGYSDVKIKFSKIPFR; the protein is encoded by the coding sequence ATGGAATTAGATCTTCATAAACAATTGTACAGAATTATTGCTCATGAAGATAGTTTTTCATTGGGTACAAAATACTTTGAATTTATAAATAATAAGGGTTATATATCGAAGGGGAAATATTATCATTATACGACTTTAGATACATTTAAGTTGATTCTAAAATCTGAATCTCTCTTGTTTAGTAATATCAGCACGATGAATGATCCGTATGAATTCTCTTACGGATTACATTTGGCTAAAAATGTGCTAAAAGATGTGTATAAAGATACTTCAATAGGAACCGCGAATCGAGCTATATATAAAGGCTTGTTGGATCTGATTGATATGGAACTTGTTAAGGTTAAGAAATCCTTCTACACTGTATCGTTTTCAAATATGCCTGACTCTCTGCCACAGTGGATTGCTTATGGTGATGGTGGCGGAGGAGTCAGTATTGGAATCACGCCGAATACACGATCATTCATAAACTTGGATAAGCTGATATTCAATAAAGTAATATATAATCGTGAAATTCAGTCAGAATTAATCGATTATTCTCTAAATTTCTTTGAGAAGTACATTAGGGGATTTAGCTTAACTTCCTTTTTCGCAGAATTACAAGCAGATATTTATGTTAGTAGAAAGAAATTATATACAAAGTATAATTTTGAATCTTTTTCAAAGGAATTACTTAGTAAATTATCGATATTGCTAAATTATATGAAGATAGATCATTACTCACACGAAAATGAGTTCCGATGGTTATTGAAAACTGAAGCTATTCCTAAAAGTTATGGTCTCAAAAGTGGTTTTCTTAGTAAAGATATAACTGGGAAGAGACTTCCAATAAAAGAAATAGTGTTAGGGCCAAAAATTGCTAATTCGACACTCTATTGGAAAGAAATTGAGAGGCTCCTAAAGAAGAGTGGATATAGCGATGTAAAGATTAAGTTTTCGAAAATCCCTTTTCGATAA
- a CDS encoding DUF6161 domain-containing protein, with amino-acid sequence MDYEKIKDYFNSNEWEFATFLDNSKLVFRKFEDLESFIRKERTAWSYFESGRLSEIWNFYSSLENGINAISQYIIQNRFDMVQSQLSNIRNQLLSPSYQKIVSTSKLGSFLFTFDKTDHYGMSGAIDCLTGIFNGSSKEYFFGYLKTLFFLNPKILNEKFDEVLKKYDANYIHFQELITKYRLESTKELSEFKKDIQSNKDNYAAEFTKFKSDVNQAKEVEVGKFVDLRKLYEEKIRIEGPAAYWQELETHYEKKGKLWRCWAVWVSTLSVGFLTFIFFFYPEKYLNAQNGFSLDGLKGTLLLGVIISILIYLVRFFIKLSLSSYHLSLDAKERYQLSHFYLSLIKEGTLQKEERNLIIQSLFGRADTGLLQGESAPTLPIDIGIFKK; translated from the coding sequence ATGGATTACGAAAAAATAAAAGACTATTTTAATTCGAATGAATGGGAATTCGCAACCTTTCTCGATAATAGTAAACTTGTATTTCGCAAATTTGAGGATTTGGAATCTTTCATAAGGAAGGAGCGTACGGCTTGGTCATATTTTGAGTCAGGAAGGCTTAGTGAAATATGGAACTTTTATAGCAGTCTCGAAAACGGAATTAACGCGATAAGCCAATATATTATTCAAAATAGATTCGATATGGTTCAGAGCCAATTATCAAATATACGTAATCAACTTTTATCTCCTTCTTATCAAAAGATTGTTTCAACTTCGAAACTTGGGTCATTTTTGTTTACGTTTGATAAAACTGACCACTATGGCATGAGCGGTGCTATAGATTGCTTAACTGGTATCTTTAATGGGTCTTCAAAAGAATATTTTTTCGGTTACCTTAAAACTTTATTTTTTCTTAATCCAAAGATTCTTAATGAAAAGTTTGACGAGGTGTTAAAAAAATATGACGCGAATTACATTCATTTTCAAGAATTAATTACTAAATATAGATTGGAAAGCACAAAGGAACTTTCAGAATTCAAAAAAGATATTCAATCGAATAAAGATAACTATGCTGCTGAATTTACTAAATTTAAATCTGATGTAAATCAGGCAAAAGAAGTCGAAGTCGGCAAATTCGTTGATTTGCGAAAACTTTATGAAGAAAAAATCCGAATAGAGGGTCCTGCAGCATATTGGCAGGAACTTGAAACGCATTATGAAAAAAAGGGAAAACTCTGGAGATGTTGGGCAGTTTGGGTCTCTACTTTATCTGTCGGTTTTCTTACCTTTATATTTTTCTTCTATCCGGAAAAGTATCTAAATGCGCAAAATGGGTTTAGCTTGGATGGTTTAAAAGGGACCTTGCTGCTCGGAGTTATTATTTCGATTTTGATATACTTGGTCCGATTCTTTATTAAGCTTTCCTTAAGTAGTTATCATCTCTCTTTAGATGCAAAGGAAAGATATCAACTTAGTCATTTCTATCTATCTCTTATCAAAGAAGGGACCTTACAGAAGGAGGAAAGAAACTTGATTATTCAATCTTTGTTTGGAAGAGCCGATACTGGTCTACTGCAAGGTGAAAGTGCTCCTACTTTGCCAATAGATATCGGAATTTTTAAAAAATAG